DNA from Arthrobacter sp. PvP023:
GCCCGCCGCCGGCGGACACTGCCACGGCTAGGCAGGCGCCATGACAGCCCTGCGTGGATGGAGCCGTGCCGCCGGCTCCATCCGCCAGCCCCGGCCCGTGCTGCACATGCGCGCCGTCGCCGCGGCCACTGTTGCGTCCTGCCTGGTACACCTGTGGCTCGTTGCGGGAAACCATCACGGGATGTGGCTGAACCTGCTGATGCTGGCCATGGTGGGAGTGTGCCTGCCGTGCGCGGTCCACATCTGGCGCGACGGCAGGCCCGGTTCCCTGCGTCAGGTGATGGCGTGCGCGCTGGCGATGGCCGCACTGCACGCTGTCCTGTTGCTGGGGGCCGTGCCGGCTACCGGGCCGGCCGGCCACAGCCACGGGGTTTCCGGGATGCCGGCCGCGGAAACCGCGGCTTCCGCGGCCGGAGGCATGATCGGCATCATCGCCATGGAAATCACGACGGCGCTACTCGCCGCGACGCTGGTGGCCAGGCTGCGGCGTACGCCCTGGGTGGTCGGTCCTTAGCGCTCCGCAATGAGCTTGAGGTTTTCCAGCGTCTGCTGCCGGGCGCGTTCCTGAAGGTGCTCGATCATGACATGGTCCACGAATTTGCCGATCGCACTGCCCGGCACGTTGTATTCGATCTCCATCGAGACGAGCGTCCCGGTTCCTGCTGGTTCGTAATCCCAGTTCTGCCAGCCCTTGAGCGGACCGTCGAATTCAATCCGTACGTGTTTCCCGCCGGCGGGCGTCGGCTGGTTCTCCACAACGTGCGTGGTCACCGGAAACGGGACGCCGGCCATCAGGTAACTGTGCTCCACCACGGTGCCGGCCCCGCCGTCGCCCGTTACTTTCTTGGCCTCTCCGAGATTCACCCACCAGGAGGCCCAATGCCGCGGATCCGTGGCGATCTCCGTGACCCGCTCCACG
Protein-coding regions in this window:
- a CDS encoding SRPBCC family protein codes for the protein MGHIKLNTTIDAPVERVTEIATDPRHWASWWVNLGEAKKVTGDGGAGTVVEHSYLMAGVPFPVTTHVVENQPTPAGGKHVRIEFDGPLKGWQNWDYEPAGTGTLVSMEIEYNVPGSAIGKFVDHVMIEHLQERARQQTLENLKLIAER